The Pseudomonadota bacterium genome contains a region encoding:
- a CDS encoding type II toxin-antitoxin system RelE/ParE family toxin, producing the protein MANVRLSKLAYQDLEQIDAYTVTRWGLHQADRYVRELSDRFVQLADNPELGRARDELREGVRSLPADKHIIFYKCLDGDVFVLRILHHRRDPASALDMPGTNA; encoded by the coding sequence ATGGCTAACGTTCGACTGTCCAAGTTGGCCTATCAAGACCTGGAGCAAATCGACGCCTACACGGTAACACGCTGGGGCCTGCACCAAGCCGACCGCTATGTGAGGGAGTTGTCGGATCGCTTTGTCCAACTCGCCGATAATCCAGAGCTTGGCCGGGCACGCGATGAGCTCAGAGAAGGCGTGCGATCACTGCCTGCCGACAAGCACATCATTTTCTACAAATGCCTGGATGGCGACGTCTTTGTATTGCGCATCTTGCATCATCGACGCGATCCGGCGTCGGCGCTAGACATGCCTGGGACAAACGCGTGA